Proteins found in one Geomonas subterranea genomic segment:
- a CDS encoding response regulator transcription factor — MKMKVLIADDHAIVRQGLRALIDKEEDMMVSAEAGTGAEAIRLTRKERPDIIVMDISMPDTNGIDATRSITTAFPEVKVLALSMESDRRFVVEVLKAGANGYVLKDAAFSELATAIRAIAAGETYLPARVTTLLIKEYLQRIPEDVPATYENLSTREREILQLIANGSNAKEIAFAFGVSVKTVENQRHSIMKKLDLFSIAELTKYAVRQGLTSLK, encoded by the coding sequence ATGAAGATGAAGGTTTTGATCGCCGACGACCACGCCATCGTGCGCCAGGGGCTGCGCGCGCTGATTGACAAGGAAGAGGACATGATGGTGAGCGCCGAGGCGGGAACCGGCGCAGAGGCGATCCGCCTGACCAGGAAGGAACGCCCCGACATCATCGTGATGGATATCTCCATGCCCGACACCAACGGCATCGATGCCACCCGCAGCATCACCACCGCTTTCCCGGAGGTGAAGGTCCTGGCCCTGTCCATGGAATCGGACCGTCGCTTCGTGGTGGAGGTGTTGAAGGCGGGGGCCAACGGGTACGTGTTGAAGGATGCCGCCTTCTCCGAGCTCGCCACCGCCATCCGCGCCATCGCCGCCGGAGAGACGTACCTGCCGGCGAGGGTGACCACCCTTTTGATCAAGGAATACCTGCAGCGCATCCCCGAGGATGTCCCGGCCACCTACGAGAATCTCTCGACCCGCGAGAGGGAGATCCTGCAGCTCATCGCCAACGGCTCCAACGCCAAGGAGATCGCCTTCGCCTTCGGCGTCAGCGTCAAAACCGTTGAAAACCAGCGCCACAGCATCATGAAGAAACTGGACCTGTTCAGCATCGCCGAGCTGACCAAGTACGCGGTGCGGCAGGGGCTGACCTCTTTGAAGTGA